The Candidatus Effluviviaceae Genus I sp. genome contains the following window.
GCTACACGGACGACCTCGCGCCCCCCGGCGCGCTCACCGGCCGCATCAAGCGGAGCCCGCACGCCCACGCGCGCATCGTGCGCATCGATGCGTCGAAGGCGCTTGCGCTCCCGGGCGTCCACGCGGTGCTCACCTGGAAGGACGTCCCGCGCGTGCCGTTCTCCACGGCCGGTCAGAACTGCCCCGAGCCGTCGCCGTACGACGCCGTCGTGCTCGACTCCGTCGTGCGGTTCGTCGGCGACCGCGTGGCGTTCGTCGCGGCCGAGACGCCCCTTCTCGCCGAGAAGGCCTGCGACCTCATCGAGGTCGAGTACGAGGTCCTGCCGGCTGTGCTGGACCCGGCCCGCGCGATGGACCCCGACGCGCCGAAGCTCCACCCCGAGCCGGACAAGACCGGCATCGCCGACCCCTCGCGGAACCTCGCCGGCCGCGTGGAGGCGTCGGTCGGCGACGTCGAGCGCGGGCTCCGCGAGGCCGATCGCGTCTTCGAGCATGAGTACCGTGCCCAGTACGTCCAGGCCACGCCGACCGAGGCGCACGCGACCGTCTCGTACCTCGATCCGAACGACCGTCTCGTCATCGTGACGAGCACGCAGGTCCCGTTTCACGCGCGGCGCATCGTCGCGCGGCTCTTCGGGCTTCCCATCTCGCGGGTGCGCGTCATCAAGCCCCGCGTCGGCGGCGCCTTCGGCGCGAAGCAGGAGATCGTCCTCGAGGACGCCTGCGCCGCGCTCACCCTTGCGACGCGGCGGCCGGTCCGCATGGTGCTCGACCGCGACGAGGAGCTCTTCGCGTCGCGAACGCGGCACCCGCAGACGCTCCGCGTCCGGACCGGCGTGAGGAAGGACGGCTCGCTCACCGCCATCGAGATCACCACCCTTGCGAACACCGGCGCGTACGGCGGCCACGCGACCACGGTCCCGTCCAACACGGGCAGCAAGACGATGCCGCTCTACCGCGCGCCGAACCTCCGTTTCTTCGCGGAGTCCGTGTATACGAACCTCCCCATTTCGGGCGCTTTGCGCGGCTACGGCGCGCCGCAGGGCTACTTCGCGCTCGACTGCCACATGGACGAGGTCGCGAGGGCGCTCGGCCGCGATCCGGTCGAGTTTCGGCTCGCGAATGCGATCCGGCAGGGCGACGAAGACCCCATCGCCGAGCGGCTCGGCGAGGGGAAGGCCGGATACAAGCGCATCATCCGGACGAACGGACTTCGCGAGTGCTGGGAGAAGGTGCGCGAAGCGTCCGGATGGGACCCGTGGGTGTCGTCGCTCGCGCCGGGGGAGACCGGGCGGCCGGGGTCGCTGCCGTGGATGCGTCTCGGCAAGGGCGTCGCGTTTGCGATGCACGGGAGCGGCATCCCCGGCGACGACATGGGCTCTGCGACCGTCAAGGCGAACGAGGACGGGACCTTCAACCTGCTCATCGGCGCGACCGACCTCGGGACCGGGAGCGACACCATCCTCGCGCAGATGGCCGCCGAGGTGCTCGGGGTCGGCGTCGAGCGGATCTTCGTGCTGTCGTCCGACACGGACAACACGCCGTTCGACGTCGGCGCGTACGCGTCGAGCACGACGTACGTG
Protein-coding sequences here:
- a CDS encoding molybdopterin-dependent oxidoreductase — protein: IREHLTGNLCRCTGYVKAVEAVRAVAEGRATGAAPAPRGPETEAPQGGPGTSPGARFHAVGRSAPKVEGLGLVSGKARYTDDLAPPGALTGRIKRSPHAHARIVRIDASKALALPGVHAVLTWKDVPRVPFSTAGQNCPEPSPYDAVVLDSVVRFVGDRVAFVAAETPLLAEKACDLIEVEYEVLPAVLDPARAMDPDAPKLHPEPDKTGIADPSRNLAGRVEASVGDVERGLREADRVFEHEYRAQYVQATPTEAHATVSYLDPNDRLVIVTSTQVPFHARRIVARLFGLPISRVRVIKPRVGGAFGAKQEIVLEDACAALTLATRRPVRMVLDRDEELFASRTRHPQTLRVRTGVRKDGSLTAIEITTLANTGAYGGHATTVPSNTGSKTMPLYRAPNLRFFAESVYTNLPISGALRGYGAPQGYFALDCHMDEVARALGRDPVEFRLANAIRQGDEDPIAERLGEGKAGYKRIIRTNGLRECWEKVREASGWDPWVSSLAPGETGRPGSLPWMRLGKGVAFAMHGSGIPGDDMGSATVKANEDGTFNLLIGATDLGTGSDTILAQMAAEVLGVGVERIFVLSSDTDNTPFDVGAYASSTTYVSGGAVVKAAEGVRDRLLHHAAAMLGEDAAGLVCEDGAVRAPSGRSVSLAEVASRAMYGEEKEQVAFTASNVTFDCPPPFAAAVAGIEVDTETGRVDVTDFACAIDCGFPINPALAEGQIQGGVVMGLGYALSEEMLFDARGRMVNASLLDYKIFSSVDTPPVKAILVTTHEPTGPFGAKSVSEIPVDVVAPAIANAVFAATGARIRELPLTPERVLAAIDGLREGARR